Proteins from a genomic interval of Desulfovibrio piger:
- a CDS encoding lipoprotein-releasing ABC transporter permease subunit, with the protein MPFELFVALRYLFSRRKQTFIYIISIMSILGVALGVGALVVVLGVYNGLTTDMRDKIIGANAHGIVMSYVPAAFQQHPDLVRRVEAVEHVRGATPFIYTEVMLSAAGGVKGLVLRGIDPESAPKVLSMLREIRRGSVTDLKREGTPGIVIGEELAKRLGIGLGSRVNLLSPSGEKGATGYSPRIRPFEVVGIFKTGMFEYDATLAFVDLKAARDILGLPDGFLTGIEIMVDDVYKADVIAQSVQDTLGSPFYVRHWMEMNANLFAALKLEKIGMFILLTMVVLIGSFSIVTSLVMLVMEKTRDIAILMSMGATRSMIRRIFMLQGTIIGFVGTLLGYGMGLSLGWALKRYRFIKLPENVYTLDHLPIIITWQDMLIIGASAMLLCFLATLYPARQAARLEPAEALRYE; encoded by the coding sequence ATGCCCTTTGAGCTGTTTGTGGCGCTGAGATATCTGTTCTCGCGCCGCAAACAGACCTTCATCTACATCATCTCCATCATGTCCATCCTGGGCGTCGCCCTCGGCGTCGGCGCCCTGGTGGTGGTCCTGGGCGTCTACAACGGCCTGACCACCGACATGCGTGACAAGATCATCGGCGCCAATGCCCACGGCATCGTCATGTCTTACGTGCCCGCGGCCTTCCAGCAGCATCCCGACCTGGTGCGGCGCGTGGAGGCCGTGGAGCATGTGCGCGGCGCCACGCCCTTCATCTATACGGAAGTCATGCTCTCCGCCGCCGGCGGCGTCAAAGGCCTGGTGCTGCGCGGCATCGATCCCGAAAGCGCGCCCAAGGTCCTGAGCATGCTGCGCGAGATCCGTCGCGGCTCCGTGACCGATCTGAAACGCGAGGGCACGCCGGGCATCGTCATCGGCGAGGAGCTGGCCAAGCGTCTGGGCATCGGCCTGGGCAGCCGCGTCAACCTGCTCTCCCCCTCCGGGGAAAAGGGCGCCACCGGCTATTCGCCGCGCATCCGCCCCTTCGAGGTGGTGGGCATCTTCAAGACCGGCATGTTCGAATACGATGCCACCCTGGCCTTCGTGGACCTCAAGGCTGCGCGCGACATCCTCGGCCTGCCCGACGGCTTCCTCACCGGCATCGAGATCATGGTGGACGACGTCTACAAGGCCGACGTCATCGCCCAGAGCGTGCAGGACACTCTGGGCTCCCCCTTCTATGTGCGCCACTGGATGGAGATGAACGCCAACCTTTTCGCGGCCCTCAAGCTGGAAAAGATCGGCATGTTCATCCTGCTGACCATGGTGGTGCTCATCGGCTCCTTCTCCATCGTGACCTCCCTGGTCATGCTGGTCATGGAGAAGACCCGCGACATCGCCATCCTCATGTCCATGGGCGCCACCCGTTCCATGATCCGCCGCATCTTCATGCTCCAGGGCACCATCATCGGTTTCGTGGGCACCCTGCTGGGTTACGGCATGGGCCTGAGCCTGGGCTGGGCGCTGAAGCGTTACCGCTTCATCAAGCTGCCCGAGAACGTCTACACCCTGGATCACCTGCCCATCATCATCACCTGGCAGGACATGCTCATCATCGGGGCCAGCGCCATGCTGCTCTGTTTCCTGGCAACCCTGTACCCGGCGCGGCAGGCCGCACGCCTTGAGCCCGCGGAAGCCCTGCGCTACGAGTGA
- a CDS encoding DNA-3-methyladenine glycosylase family protein, which translates to MPEGNFFHYDQAAVDHLARKDKKLAAAMQAIGPVRREVMPDLFQALMHAITGQQISMAAQRTVWGRLCGLLGEVTPQALLAQPQTALQALGLSARKVDYMRGIARQVVDGELDLPGMAALEDAEVCRRLAALRGIGVWTAEMLLLFSLQRSDILSYDDLAIRRGLRMLYRHKEMPRERFERYRRRFSPYGSLASLYLWAIAGGALPELDDPAERKKGRSRPAASLKSTVTKD; encoded by the coding sequence ATGCCGGAAGGGAATTTTTTCCACTACGATCAGGCGGCTGTGGATCATCTGGCCCGCAAGGACAAAAAACTGGCAGCGGCCATGCAGGCCATCGGCCCGGTGCGCCGGGAGGTCATGCCGGATCTTTTCCAGGCCCTGATGCATGCCATCACGGGCCAGCAGATCAGCATGGCGGCCCAGCGCACGGTCTGGGGACGCTTGTGCGGCCTGCTGGGCGAGGTCACGCCGCAAGCCCTGCTGGCCCAGCCGCAGACGGCCTTGCAGGCGCTGGGGCTTTCCGCGCGCAAGGTGGACTACATGCGCGGCATCGCCCGGCAGGTGGTGGACGGGGAACTGGATCTGCCGGGCATGGCCGCTCTGGAGGACGCCGAAGTCTGTCGCCGTCTTGCCGCCCTGCGCGGCATCGGCGTCTGGACGGCCGAGATGCTGCTGCTTTTTTCCCTGCAGCGGTCCGACATCCTGAGCTATGACGATCTGGCCATCCGGCGCGGCCTGCGCATGCTCTACCGCCACAAAGAGATGCCGCGAGAGCGCTTCGAGAGGTACCGCAGGCGCTTCTCGCCTTATGGTTCGCTGGCCTCGCTGTATCTGTGGGCCATCGCCGGCGGGGCATTGCCGGAGCTGGACGATCCGGCGGAGCGCAAAAAGGGGAGATCCCGCCCTGCCGCGAGCCTCAAAAGCACGGTGACGAAAGACTGA
- a CDS encoding PFL family protein, which translates to MLSEREVINTLNMLRNEHLDVRTVTLGVSLFDCVSHDIDLFTGNVKAKLHRYASQLVNVCNEVGDKYGIPVVNKRISVSPIAVVGAPFGPDGMVRVCQALDEAAKEAGVDFLGGFSALVEKGFANGDRALIEALPEALATTDRICSSINVASSRSGINMDAVALMGEQILKVAQATADRGGLGCAKLVVFANIPQDVPFMAGAYLGVGEPDVVINVGVSGPGVVKKAIDRALEHSRNGGKPMTLLDVAEVIKRTAYKVTRVGEMIGNEVAQRLGLPFGVADLSLAPTPAVGDSVGEIFQSVGLSSIGAPGTTAVLAMLNDAVKKGGAFASSSVGGLSGAFIPVSEDSSIEAAATSGLLSLEKLEAMTSVCSVGLDMIAIPGDTPASTISGLIADEMAIGMINHKTTAVRVIPVPGKGVGEEVSFGGLLGKAAIIPVPKGDASAFIGLGGRIPAPIHSLKN; encoded by the coding sequence ATGCTTTCTGAACGCGAAGTTATCAATACGCTCAACATGCTCCGCAACGAGCATCTGGACGTGCGCACCGTGACCCTGGGCGTGAGCCTGTTCGACTGTGTCAGCCACGACATCGACCTCTTCACCGGCAACGTCAAAGCCAAGCTGCACCGCTATGCCTCCCAGCTGGTCAACGTCTGCAACGAAGTGGGCGACAAGTACGGCATCCCGGTGGTCAACAAACGTATCAGCGTCAGCCCCATCGCCGTGGTGGGGGCCCCCTTTGGCCCCGACGGCATGGTGCGCGTCTGTCAGGCCCTGGACGAAGCGGCCAAGGAAGCCGGCGTCGACTTCCTGGGCGGTTTCTCCGCCCTGGTGGAAAAAGGTTTCGCCAACGGTGACCGCGCCCTCATCGAGGCCCTGCCCGAAGCCCTGGCCACCACGGACCGCATCTGCTCCTCCATCAACGTGGCCTCTTCCCGCTCCGGCATCAACATGGATGCCGTGGCCCTGATGGGCGAACAGATCCTCAAGGTGGCCCAGGCCACGGCCGACCGCGGCGGCCTTGGCTGCGCCAAGCTGGTGGTCTTCGCCAACATCCCGCAGGACGTGCCCTTCATGGCCGGTGCCTACCTGGGCGTGGGCGAGCCCGACGTGGTCATCAACGTGGGCGTCTCCGGCCCCGGCGTGGTCAAGAAGGCCATCGACCGCGCCCTGGAGCACAGCCGTAACGGCGGCAAGCCCATGACCCTGCTGGATGTGGCCGAAGTCATCAAGCGCACGGCCTACAAGGTGACCCGCGTGGGCGAGATGATCGGTAACGAAGTGGCCCAGCGTCTGGGCCTGCCCTTCGGCGTGGCCGACCTTTCCCTGGCCCCCACCCCGGCCGTGGGCGACAGCGTGGGCGAGATCTTCCAGAGCGTGGGCCTGTCCAGCATCGGTGCGCCCGGCACCACGGCCGTGCTGGCCATGCTCAACGATGCCGTGAAGAAGGGCGGCGCCTTCGCCTCCTCTTCGGTGGGCGGCCTGTCCGGCGCCTTCATCCCCGTTTCCGAAGACTCCAGCATCGAGGCGGCCGCCACCTCCGGCCTGCTGAGCCTGGAAAAGCTGGAAGCCATGACCAGCGTCTGCTCCGTGGGCCTGGACATGATCGCCATTCCCGGCGACACCCCGGCCAGCACCATTTCCGGCCTCATCGCCGACGAAATGGCCATCGGCATGATCAACCACAAGACCACGGCCGTGCGCGTCATCCCCGTGCCCGGCAAGGGCGTGGGCGAAGAAGTGAGCTTCGGCGGCCTGCTGGGCAAGGCGGCCATCATCCCCGTGCCCAAGGGCGATGCCAGCGCCTTCATCGGTCTGGGCGGCCGCATCCCGGCTCCCATCCACAGCCTGAAGAACTAG
- a CDS encoding glycine cleavage system protein R, with amino-acid sequence MKKLTISFLGRDCPGIVSAVSQILGQTGCNIIEVTQTILCGEFAAIFIVQAPENVTEESLHTQLALGLVDAKLDLSVLVRPAVEGRWEDSVVSQPFVVTVDGPDRPGLIAAMSRVFARHGVNIDSLKAVLGQDHSNHALFVFEVKVPENADLGRLRRELASEGQAQGLRVSVQHRDIFEAVHRIGSF; translated from the coding sequence ATGAAAAAATTGACCATCTCCTTTCTCGGCCGGGACTGTCCCGGCATCGTTTCCGCGGTAAGCCAGATCCTCGGGCAGACCGGCTGCAATATTATCGAGGTCACCCAGACCATCCTTTGCGGTGAGTTCGCGGCCATCTTTATCGTCCAGGCCCCTGAAAACGTGACGGAAGAATCCCTGCACACCCAGCTGGCCCTGGGCCTGGTGGATGCCAAGCTCGACCTTTCCGTGCTGGTGCGCCCGGCCGTGGAAGGCCGCTGGGAAGACTCCGTGGTCAGCCAGCCCTTCGTGGTCACGGTGGACGGCCCCGACCGCCCCGGCCTCATCGCTGCCATGAGCCGCGTCTTTGCCCGTCACGGCGTCAACATCGACAGCCTCAAGGCCGTTCTGGGCCAGGATCACAGCAATCACGCCCTGTTCGTGTTCGAGGTCAAGGTCCCCGAAAATGCGGACCTCGGCCGTCTGCGTCGCGAGCTGGCCAGCGAAGGCCAGGCCCAGGGCCTGCGCGTCAGCGTGCAGCACCGCGACATCTTCGAAGCCGTCCATCGTATCGGCTCCTTCTAG
- a CDS encoding N-acetylmuramoyl-L-alanine amidase — protein sequence MARKKVPPAPRPQSPGMMARILPPLGFILAFSLLAAFCHTISHGATLSPAQRYEAAKDDMDALRQDNKRGMQRAPWEEVAASFHAIHQNATTWANRPAALFKAAECYEELSRRSFAISDARKAAGTFEEVARQHESSRLADDALLRAARIRADRLKDTRGALKLLDTLCRDYPRGDMYAEARRLRQELAPGKDAPQPAVQPARQISDTPPADDARQALQRYENAKKTMELLRADKRRSCWREPWENLQGDFMQVYQSRPNATVSAAALFRAGVSARSLADCSHLAADYRTARTLLLRVPEEFPGSALADDALLQAAQISAEELKDRTEAVRLLARLEKEYPRGDMRPQATAMRQQMAPAAADSRLADASAGKGKAVRVNNVVAGQPGLSVQRVFIDAGHGGRDPGTIHNDVIERNITLDIALRLGRLLEDNGLEVIYSRRKDVAVSLRDRTGKANQAGADLFVSIHVNAHEDRGINGFETYYLDISRDPRAVRVASQENARNDRNLGEVQKILSDGMLTARQYESRRLATDIQKQSLARLKRRDYTVRDNGTRAAPFIVLLGARMPCVLVEVGYCSNPHEARNLLDARYRMILAEGLAEGILSYSDRVRQNRTAQNSLTPPASGAM from the coding sequence ATGGCCAGGAAAAAAGTCCCCCCCGCTCCCCGTCCCCAGTCCCCCGGCATGATGGCCCGTATCCTGCCTCCTCTGGGATTCATCCTGGCCTTTTCCCTCCTGGCGGCCTTCTGCCATACCATCAGCCATGGCGCCACACTGTCCCCCGCGCAGCGCTATGAAGCCGCCAAGGACGACATGGATGCCTTGCGCCAGGACAACAAGCGCGGCATGCAGCGTGCCCCCTGGGAAGAAGTGGCCGCGTCCTTCCATGCCATCCATCAGAACGCCACCACCTGGGCCAACCGTCCTGCCGCCCTCTTCAAGGCCGCGGAATGCTACGAAGAGCTTTCCCGCCGCTCCTTCGCCATCTCCGACGCCCGCAAGGCCGCCGGGACTTTCGAGGAAGTGGCCCGGCAGCACGAGAGCAGCCGCCTGGCCGATGATGCCCTGCTGCGTGCCGCCCGTATCCGGGCCGACAGGCTCAAGGACACCCGGGGCGCGCTGAAGCTGCTGGATACGCTCTGCCGGGATTATCCGCGCGGCGACATGTACGCCGAAGCCCGCCGCCTGCGGCAGGAACTGGCCCCGGGCAAGGATGCCCCGCAGCCTGCCGTGCAGCCTGCCCGTCAGATATCCGACACCCCTCCGGCAGACGATGCCCGCCAGGCCCTGCAGCGTTATGAGAATGCCAAGAAGACCATGGAGCTCCTGCGTGCCGACAAGCGTCGTTCCTGCTGGCGCGAACCCTGGGAAAACCTGCAGGGCGATTTCATGCAGGTCTACCAGAGCCGTCCCAATGCCACGGTCAGCGCGGCGGCCCTGTTCCGTGCCGGCGTCAGCGCCCGTTCCCTGGCCGACTGTTCCCACCTTGCCGCCGACTACCGCACGGCCCGTACCCTGCTGCTGCGTGTGCCGGAAGAATTCCCCGGCAGCGCCCTGGCTGACGATGCCCTGCTGCAGGCCGCGCAGATCAGTGCCGAGGAACTGAAAGACCGCACCGAAGCCGTGCGCCTGCTGGCCCGTCTGGAGAAGGAATATCCCCGTGGCGACATGCGCCCCCAGGCCACGGCCATGCGGCAGCAGATGGCCCCCGCCGCTGCGGACAGCCGTCTGGCGGATGCCTCCGCCGGCAAGGGCAAGGCCGTCCGGGTCAACAATGTGGTGGCCGGGCAGCCGGGCCTTTCCGTGCAGCGCGTGTTCATCGACGCCGGGCACGGCGGACGTGATCCGGGCACCATCCACAATGACGTGATCGAGCGCAACATCACGCTGGACATCGCCCTGCGTCTGGGCCGCCTGCTGGAGGACAACGGCCTGGAGGTCATCTACAGCCGGCGCAAGGACGTGGCCGTGAGCCTGCGGGACCGCACCGGCAAAGCCAACCAGGCAGGCGCGGACCTGTTCGTCTCCATCCACGTCAACGCCCATGAGGACCGCGGCATCAACGGCTTCGAGACCTATTATCTGGACATCTCCCGCGATCCCCGGGCCGTGCGTGTGGCCAGCCAGGAAAACGCCCGCAACGACAGGAACCTGGGCGAGGTCCAGAAGATCCTGTCCGACGGCATGCTCACGGCCCGCCAGTACGAGAGCCGCCGGCTGGCCACCGACATCCAGAAGCAGTCTCTGGCCCGTTTGAAGCGCCGCGACTATACCGTGCGCGACAACGGCACCCGGGCGGCCCCCTTCATCGTCCTGCTGGGTGCGCGCATGCCCTGCGTCCTGGTGGAAGTGGGCTACTGCTCCAATCCGCATGAGGCCCGCAACCTGCTCGACGCCCGCTACCGCATGATCCTGGCCGAAGGTCTGGCCGAGGGCATCCTGAGCTACAGCGACCGCGTGCGGCAGAACCGCACGGCCCAGAATTCCTTGACGCCCCCTGCCTCTGGTGCTATGTGA
- the lysS gene encoding lysine--tRNA ligase encodes MPMLEGFAERDMLNEVIKNRVVKACDLLDAGVPLFPNDFRKEHAVSWVLDNFGSLSAEELEAKGDVFAIAGRIVSLRSFGKVAFFHIMDESGRIQCYASREELPEEIYNVVKKLDVGDIVGVSGHLFHTKTGELTISCRNLKLITRSMRPLPEKYHGLKDMETRYRQRYVDLIVTERAREIFRKRSMIVSEFRRFLEERGFMEVETPMMQAVAGGAAARPFETYHNALDLKLYMRIAPELYLKRLLVGGFEKVFELNRNFRNEGIDTRHNPEFTSCEFYWAYANFHDLMDLTEELFARLANKVCGGTVITYQGQEIDLTPGKWTRMSFYESLTKIGGHSPEFYNDYNKVRDYIRSRGEKATDSESLPKLHAKLFDLDVEEKLIQPHFIYHYPTEISPLSRRNNEHPDLTDRFELFITGRELANAFSELNDPVDQRLRFEEQVREKEAGDDEAHAMDEDFLRALEYGMPPAAGEGIGIDRLVMLLTDSASIREVILFPLLRPEF; translated from the coding sequence ATGCCCATGCTTGAGGGCTTTGCCGAGCGCGACATGCTCAACGAAGTCATCAAAAACCGCGTCGTCAAAGCCTGTGACCTGCTGGACGCCGGTGTGCCGCTGTTCCCCAATGATTTCCGCAAGGAACATGCCGTCAGCTGGGTGCTGGACAATTTCGGCAGCCTGAGCGCCGAAGAGCTGGAAGCCAAGGGGGATGTGTTCGCCATCGCCGGCCGCATCGTCTCGCTGCGTTCCTTCGGCAAGGTGGCCTTCTTCCACATCATGGACGAGAGCGGCCGCATCCAGTGCTACGCCAGCCGCGAGGAACTGCCCGAAGAGATTTATAATGTAGTGAAGAAGCTGGACGTGGGCGACATCGTCGGCGTGTCCGGCCATCTTTTCCATACCAAGACGGGCGAGCTGACCATCTCCTGTCGCAACCTCAAGCTCATCACGCGCTCCATGCGTCCCCTGCCGGAAAAGTATCACGGCCTCAAGGACATGGAGACCCGCTACCGCCAGCGCTATGTGGACCTCATCGTCACCGAGCGCGCCCGCGAGATCTTCCGCAAGCGCAGCATGATCGTGAGCGAGTTCCGCCGCTTCCTCGAAGAGCGCGGCTTCATGGAAGTGGAGACTCCCATGATGCAGGCCGTGGCCGGTGGCGCCGCCGCCCGCCCCTTCGAGACCTACCACAACGCCCTGGACCTCAAGCTCTACATGCGCATCGCGCCCGAGCTGTACCTCAAGCGTCTGCTGGTGGGCGGCTTCGAAAAGGTCTTCGAGCTCAACCGCAACTTCCGTAACGAAGGCATCGACACCCGCCACAACCCGGAATTCACCTCCTGTGAATTCTACTGGGCCTACGCCAACTTCCACGACCTCATGGACCTGACCGAAGAGCTCTTCGCCCGTCTGGCCAACAAGGTCTGCGGCGGCACGGTCATCACCTACCAGGGCCAGGAGATCGACCTCACCCCCGGCAAGTGGACCCGCATGTCCTTCTACGAATCGCTGACCAAGATCGGCGGCCACAGCCCCGAATTCTACAACGACTACAACAAGGTGCGCGACTACATCCGCAGCCGCGGCGAAAAGGCCACCGACAGCGAGAGCCTGCCCAAGCTGCACGCCAAGCTCTTTGATCTGGATGTGGAAGAGAAGCTGATCCAGCCCCACTTCATCTACCACTACCCCACCGAGATCTCGCCCCTGTCGCGCCGTAACAACGAGCACCCCGACCTGACGGACCGTTTCGAACTGTTCATCACCGGTCGTGAACTGGCCAACGCCTTCTCCGAGCTCAACGACCCCGTGGACCAGCGTCTGCGCTTCGAAGAGCAGGTGCGCGAGAAGGAGGCCGGCGACGACGAAGCCCACGCCATGGACGAGGACTTCCTGCGCGCCCTGGAATACGGCATGCCCCCGGCGGCCGGCGAAGGCATCGGTATCGACCGCCTCGTCATGCTGCTGACGGACTCCGCCTCCATCCGCGAAGTCATCCTCTTCCCGCTGCTGCGTCCGGAGTTCTAA
- a CDS encoding ABC transporter ATP-binding protein, with translation MAELYKFEHVGKRFSGPENLEIFKDINLSVEEGESLAIVGTSGSGKSTLLHLMGALDTPSSGKIFFDGRDMSEMRPDEKARFRNRTLGFVFQFHHLLPEFSALENVAMPALIGGACRADVLPDARTMLERVGLAHRVESKVSTLSGGERQRVAIARAVLLRPRVLLADEPTGNLDENTGEQVSTLMRELNRELGMTLVIVTHNRELAATMNRSLELRAGTLYEKTFA, from the coding sequence ATGGCCGAGCTCTACAAATTCGAACATGTGGGCAAGCGGTTCTCCGGCCCGGAGAACCTCGAGATATTCAAGGATATCAACCTTTCCGTGGAAGAAGGAGAGTCCCTGGCCATCGTGGGGACCTCCGGCTCCGGCAAGAGTACCCTCTTGCATCTTATGGGGGCTCTTGATACTCCAAGCAGTGGAAAAATCTTTTTTGACGGCCGGGACATGTCCGAGATGAGGCCTGACGAAAAGGCCCGCTTCCGTAACAGGACGCTGGGCTTCGTGTTTCAGTTCCATCATCTCCTGCCGGAATTCTCGGCCCTGGAAAACGTGGCCATGCCGGCCCTGATAGGCGGTGCCTGTCGTGCCGATGTGCTGCCCGATGCCCGTACCATGCTGGAACGCGTAGGTCTTGCCCACCGTGTGGAGAGCAAGGTCTCCACCCTGTCCGGCGGGGAGCGGCAGCGGGTAGCCATCGCTCGCGCCGTTTTGCTGCGCCCCCGGGTGCTGCTGGCTGACGAACCCACGGGCAACCTTGACGAAAATACTGGTGAGCAGGTCAGCACCCTGATGCGCGAACTGAATCGCGAACTGGGCATGACCCTCGTGATTGTCACCCACAACCGCGAGCTGGCCGCCACCATGAATCGTAGTCTGGAACTGAGAGCGGGGACTCTGTATGAAAAAACATTTGCGTAA
- the bamA gene encoding outer membrane protein assembly factor BamA — MKKHLRNWLGLFCFALLACLWEAAPLQAAGNTVLVLPFQVTAGPEMPNAARDVPQIIGTEMQQRGLSVIPMDKARSLLSSRGGSIDMAAARELGKKAGADLVLFGSFKQNGEGFALQSLLVPVNEGQAKPANFDRPSLLSLNECAAAMAGQASGMLAGAAAAAPAASSAPRTEPNDPIGRADFVPMGTAKGALADVQVRGLQVMDPEVVLMRLSIRKGDTPSANDINEEVKRIWELGYFSDVQAHMEGNVLVFTVAEKPRIENIIVEGSHEIDAEDVIAAMGTKSGNVLNEQLIADDLQKINELYRKEGYYLARSSYRLDSRSGGRGAVLVIQVEEGNKLYIKEVKIEGLEQLDKGDMDKYLALKPRNIFSWFTGTGVLKEEHLERDTNAIAAYGLNQGFVDIQVAAPDVQYKEDGIYVTFKVHEGPRYKIHDIKFGGDIIDEEQAMLDVVEMDEWKKDNDYFSITVMQEDSKRLTNFYTDRGYAFAEVDTRVMKVEGDEPMVDVGYMVNKKEKVFIRRLMVDGNTKTRDNVILREMRLGDGDQYEGEKMRRSAERLNRLRYFSAIDSELIPTDRPDEVDLKIKVKEDNTGALMGGIGYSTYYDVGVTASIMERNLFGRGYQVQLQGFFSWRRTSGVFSFTNPRVYDTDLSFGNDIYYIYDYWDDFTKETIGDTIRFGYPIGEYTSVGIGYRLERYDLYNVDADASPYISDYKGTNWTSAISARILRDTTDDRARPTKGTIARLWAEYGGGGLGGTDNFIKAVADWQGFWSINPENTFHLRARVGGVFQNTSSRVPVFERFWLGGMDTVRGYSYSDLSPRDDKYGGDQIGGDRMGVLNVEYIWTFQKDMGLALVPFFDAGFNIDHKTMADDFNDKIVYSAGLELRWRSPMGDLRLAYGYPLSKDYDGEREQGRLEFSMGQFF; from the coding sequence ATGAAAAAACATTTGCGTAATTGGCTGGGCCTGTTCTGTTTCGCCCTGCTGGCCTGCCTGTGGGAAGCCGCCCCGCTGCAGGCTGCGGGAAACACGGTGCTGGTGTTGCCCTTCCAGGTCACTGCCGGCCCTGAGATGCCCAATGCGGCCCGGGACGTGCCGCAGATCATCGGTACGGAGATGCAGCAGCGCGGTCTGTCCGTCATCCCCATGGACAAGGCCCGCAGCCTGCTGTCCTCCCGCGGCGGCAGCATCGACATGGCCGCTGCCCGCGAGCTGGGCAAAAAAGCGGGCGCCGACCTGGTGCTGTTCGGCAGCTTCAAGCAGAACGGCGAAGGCTTTGCCCTGCAGTCCCTGCTGGTGCCGGTGAACGAAGGCCAGGCCAAGCCTGCCAACTTCGATCGCCCCTCCCTGCTGAGCCTCAATGAATGCGCCGCCGCCATGGCCGGTCAGGCTTCCGGCATGCTGGCCGGTGCCGCTGCCGCCGCCCCTGCTGCCAGCAGCGCTCCCCGCACCGAACCCAACGATCCCATCGGCCGCGCCGACTTCGTGCCCATGGGCACCGCCAAGGGTGCTCTGGCCGACGTGCAGGTGCGCGGCCTGCAGGTCATGGACCCCGAAGTGGTCCTCATGCGCCTCTCCATCCGCAAGGGCGATACCCCCTCCGCCAACGACATCAACGAAGAAGTCAAGCGCATCTGGGAACTGGGCTACTTCAGTGACGTCCAGGCCCACATGGAAGGCAACGTGCTGGTCTTCACCGTGGCGGAAAAGCCCCGCATCGAGAACATCATCGTGGAAGGTTCCCACGAGATCGATGCCGAGGACGTGATCGCCGCCATGGGCACCAAGTCCGGCAACGTGCTCAACGAACAGCTCATCGCCGACGACCTGCAGAAGATCAACGAACTCTACCGCAAGGAAGGCTACTACCTGGCCCGTTCCAGCTACCGTCTGGACAGCCGCTCCGGCGGCCGCGGCGCCGTGCTGGTCATCCAGGTGGAAGAAGGCAACAAGCTCTACATCAAGGAAGTCAAGATCGAGGGCCTGGAGCAGCTGGACAAGGGCGACATGGACAAGTACCTGGCCCTCAAGCCCCGCAACATCTTCTCCTGGTTCACGGGCACCGGCGTGCTCAAGGAAGAACACCTGGAGCGTGATACCAACGCCATCGCCGCCTACGGCCTGAACCAGGGTTTCGTGGACATCCAGGTGGCCGCTCCCGACGTACAGTACAAGGAAGACGGCATCTATGTGACCTTCAAGGTCCATGAAGGCCCCCGCTACAAGATCCATGACATCAAGTTCGGCGGTGACATCATCGACGAAGAACAGGCCATGCTGGACGTGGTCGAGATGGACGAATGGAAGAAGGACAACGACTACTTCTCCATCACCGTCATGCAGGAAGACAGCAAGCGCCTGACCAACTTCTACACCGACCGCGGTTACGCCTTTGCCGAGGTGGACACCCGCGTCATGAAGGTGGAAGGCGACGAGCCCATGGTGGACGTGGGCTACATGGTCAACAAGAAGGAAAAGGTCTTCATCCGCCGCCTGATGGTCGACGGCAACACCAAGACCCGTGACAACGTCATCCTGCGCGAGATGCGCCTGGGCGACGGCGACCAGTACGAAGGCGAAAAGATGCGCCGTTCCGCCGAACGCCTGAACCGTCTGCGCTACTTCTCCGCCATCGACAGCGAACTGATCCCCACCGATCGTCCTGACGAAGTGGACCTCAAGATCAAGGTCAAGGAAGACAACACCGGCGCCCTCATGGGCGGTATCGGCTACTCCACCTATTATGACGTGGGCGTGACGGCCTCCATCATGGAGCGCAACCTCTTCGGCCGCGGCTATCAGGTGCAGCTGCAGGGCTTCTTCTCCTGGCGCCGCACGTCGGGCGTGTTCTCCTTCACCAACCCGCGCGTCTACGATACCGACCTGTCCTTCGGCAACGACATCTACTACATCTACGACTACTGGGACGACTTCACCAAGGAAACCATCGGTGACACCATCCGCTTTGGCTATCCCATCGGTGAATATACGTCCGTGGGTATCGGCTACCGCCTGGAACGCTACGACCTCTATAACGTGGATGCCGATGCTTCGCCCTACATCTCCGACTACAAGGGCACCAACTGGACCAGCGCCATCTCCGCCCGCATCCTGCGCGATACCACCGACGACCGCGCCCGTCCCACCAAGGGCACCATCGCCCGTCTGTGGGCCGAATACGGCGGCGGCGGCCTGGGCGGTACCGACAACTTCATCAAGGCCGTGGCCGACTGGCAGGGCTTCTGGTCCATCAATCCCGAAAACACCTTCCACCTGCGCGCCCGCGTGGGCGGGGTGTTCCAGAACACCAGCAGCCGTGTGCCCGTGTTCGAACGCTTCTGGCTGGGCGGCATGGATACCGTGCGCGGTTACTCCTACTCCGACCTTTCGCCCCGCGACGACAAGTACGGCGGCGACCAGATCGGTGGTGACCGCATGGGCGTGCTGAACGTGGAATACATCTGGACCTTCCAGAAGGACATGGGCCTGGCCCTGGTGCCCTTCTTCGATGCCGGTTTCAACATTGACCACAAGACCATGGCCGACGACTTCAACGACAAGATCGTCTACTCCGCCGGTCTGGAACTGCGCTGGCGTTCGCCCATGGGCGACCTGCGCCTGGCCTATGGCTATCCCCTGTCCAAGGACTACGACGGCGAGCGTGAGCAGGGCCGTCTGGAATTCAGCATGGGCCAGTTCTTCTAG